Proteins encoded by one window of Rhodohalobacter sp. SW132:
- a CDS encoding RES family NAD+ phosphorylase, whose protein sequence is MKAYRITREKYSRDLSGEGARMYGGRWNSRGYAMLYTSKQASLAALEVLVHAQIQLLPKDLAMIRLDIPESSIIKSIKEDKLPADWQNYPSPGSVKRIGDEWLENMESLILSVPSAVIPEEPNLLFNPGHPDFSSVKIENIRPFTFDEQLFD, encoded by the coding sequence ATGAAAGCCTACCGGATTACAAGAGAGAAATATTCACGCGATCTGAGTGGTGAAGGAGCGCGCATGTATGGTGGCCGCTGGAACAGCAGAGGATATGCCATGTTGTACACTTCAAAACAGGCATCATTGGCTGCTCTCGAGGTTTTGGTTCATGCACAGATTCAGCTTCTTCCAAAAGACCTTGCTATGATTCGGCTTGATATCCCGGAAAGTTCAATAATTAAAAGCATAAAGGAAGATAAACTTCCAGCTGACTGGCAAAACTATCCGTCACCCGGCAGTGTGAAACGTATTGGGGATGAATGGCTTGAAAATATGGAGAGTTTAATTCTTAGCGTACCTTCAGCTGTGATTCCTGAAGAACCGAATTTACTGTTCAACCCCGGGCATCCGGATTTCTCATCAGTTAAAATAGAAAACATCAGGCCGTTCACTTTTGATGAACAGCTGTTTGATTGA
- a CDS encoding DUF1456 family protein — protein sequence MRNDDVLKSISYTLDLKKPDIAEICKLRGYEPTRQEMEAIFSDEKEEITKIDGTVVEKDVSHELTAHFLDGLIIHKRGRQKGKKPPPVELPVTNNTVLKKLRIAFTLREEDVIEILNSVGFSISGSELSALFRSEDHRNFRPCGDQLLRYFLKGLADKYRNEE from the coding sequence ATGCGAAACGACGATGTTTTAAAAAGTATCAGCTACACGCTGGATCTGAAAAAGCCTGATATTGCAGAAATATGCAAATTGCGGGGCTATGAACCTACCCGGCAAGAAATGGAGGCCATTTTTTCTGATGAAAAAGAGGAAATCACGAAAATTGACGGAACCGTTGTGGAGAAGGATGTAAGCCATGAACTCACGGCCCATTTTCTGGATGGATTGATTATCCACAAACGCGGCCGGCAAAAAGGCAAAAAACCACCACCGGTTGAACTTCCGGTAACGAACAATACGGTTTTAAAGAAACTCCGAATCGCATTTACACTCCGGGAAGAGGATGTGATTGAGATTTTAAACTCTGTTGGATTTTCAATTTCGGGATCTGAGCTTAGCGCCCTCTTCCGGTCTGAAGATCACAGAAATTTCAGGCCGTGCGGAGATCAGCTGCTTCGATATTTTCTTAAAGGACTCGCGGACAAGTACAGAAATGAAGAGTAG
- a CDS encoding antitoxin Xre/MbcA/ParS toxin-binding domain-containing protein — protein sequence MSEYPSNNIFRDAGVAYVSQNEAEKVKMVRAGLLKESIEKLSEITSISVKDLVTVLPVSERQFNRYDSNTRLKKDLSEHVLIIADVLLKGTDVFGSPEKFKTWVFTPNTALGSEKPFTLLDTSFGAALVTDLLGRIEHGVYS from the coding sequence ATGTCGGAATATCCGTCAAATAATATCTTCAGAGATGCAGGTGTTGCATACGTATCGCAAAATGAGGCCGAAAAGGTAAAGATGGTCCGTGCTGGCCTTTTGAAAGAGTCCATCGAAAAGCTCTCGGAAATCACTTCAATTTCAGTAAAAGATCTGGTTACTGTGCTTCCGGTTTCTGAACGGCAGTTCAACCGGTATGATAGCAACACGCGCCTAAAAAAAGATCTCTCCGAGCATGTGTTAATTATTGCCGATGTTCTTCTGAAAGGAACCGATGTTTTCGGTTCACCCGAAAAGTTTAAAACATGGGTTTTTACACCGAATACAGCACTTGGGTCCGAAAAGCCGTTCACACTTCTCGATACAAGTTTTGGCGCCGCATTGGTTACCGATCTTCTTGGTCGTATAGAACACGGCGTCTATTCTTGA
- a CDS encoding 2-hydroxyacid dehydrogenase has protein sequence MKIAFFSTKTYDRTYFDQLIEQTSHTITYFEDLLTEKTATLVKGYDAVCVFVNNPVDRPLLEKISELGIEVVALRSAGFNHVDLEAAQDLGVKIFRVPAYSPEAVAEHTAALILTLNRKTHKAYNRVRENNFSLDGLAGFNLHQKTVGVIGTGTIGTAFCKIMTGFGCDVLAFDPNVNEEAEQIGVSYVDLDELFKKSDIVSLHCPLIPQTRHMINESSISKMKTGVMIINTSRGALIDTAAVINALKQKKIGFLGIDVYEQEENLFFEDLSEEVIQDDEITRLMAFPNALITGHQAFLTAEALREITKITLQNLTDYEEGKPVENEIKAG, from the coding sequence ATGAAGATCGCCTTCTTTAGCACCAAAACGTACGATCGCACTTATTTTGATCAACTTATAGAACAGACTTCTCATACCATCACCTACTTTGAGGATCTTCTCACAGAAAAAACGGCGACGCTCGTCAAGGGATACGATGCGGTTTGTGTATTCGTGAATAATCCAGTTGATCGTCCGCTCCTGGAAAAAATCTCCGAATTGGGTATCGAGGTAGTCGCTTTGCGGTCTGCCGGTTTCAATCACGTGGATCTCGAAGCGGCACAGGATCTGGGAGTGAAAATTTTTCGGGTGCCAGCCTATTCTCCTGAAGCCGTGGCTGAACATACAGCAGCATTAATTCTCACCCTGAACCGGAAAACACACAAAGCGTATAACCGGGTTCGTGAAAACAATTTTTCGCTTGATGGGCTTGCTGGTTTTAACCTGCATCAAAAAACCGTGGGAGTCATCGGCACGGGCACCATCGGTACCGCATTTTGCAAAATCATGACCGGTTTTGGATGCGATGTGTTAGCGTTCGACCCAAATGTAAATGAAGAGGCAGAGCAGATCGGTGTATCGTATGTGGATCTGGATGAGCTTTTTAAAAAATCGGATATCGTCTCCCTGCACTGCCCGCTCATCCCGCAGACCCGGCATATGATAAACGAATCGTCGATTTCCAAAATGAAAACCGGCGTGATGATTATCAACACCAGCCGCGGCGCACTGATTGATACCGCCGCTGTGATCAACGCTCTGAAACAGAAAAAGATTGGGTTTCTTGGAATTGACGTCTACGAACAGGAAGAGAATCTCTTTTTTGAAGATCTTTCAGAAGAGGTGATACAGGATGATGAAATCACCCGCCTGATGGCTTTTCCAAATGCGCTGATCACCGGACACCAAGCATTTTTGACAGCCGAAGCACTCCGCGAGATTACCAAGATCACGCTTCAAAATCTTACTGACTATGAAGAGGGAAAACCCGTTGAAAATGAGATCAAGGCGGGTTGA